A window from Citrus sinensis cultivar Valencia sweet orange chromosome 5, DVS_A1.0, whole genome shotgun sequence encodes these proteins:
- the LOC127902605 gene encoding protein EDS1-like isoform X2, producing MASERLGEVISMKEEVIKKACSIAMKAHELPEKQLYLVEKNGGSSDVIFGFPGSWSISDWFSGSPFGEKKIDPHPPQFASLRSIGNDQVATVNEAFLTRFQAILPQLQNEVGKAVAERKQIVFTGHSSAGPIAVLMTVWFLENLEKFIKSDPSTSRMPPICVTFGSPLVGDFIFNHALRRESWSHYFIHFVMRYDIVPRVLLAPLSSLEPELKIILHFLNPKHTTPMPEPTEEASALYVTVMRNASSVACHAACHLMGNTNKLSDTLLSFVELSPYRPFGTYVFCTGDRELVVVKNPDTVLQILFYSSQLSSEVEGPEIALRSVKDHLNYQSDLQNLETKGVAHLDNLQGLPLSSNVGAAGLGLVLNNLGLSTRARPCLCAAGELEDQKWRNLEKINKKKIDIERGLLALEGYKTRCEAGRVSYYDAFKLSKDTDDFNANVKRLELAGIFDEIKEMLKRYELPDEFEGHREWIDIGTRYRRIAEPLDIANYYRHLKNEDTGPYLIKGRPKRYRYTQRWLEYALKISAGSSGESCFWAEVEELCLRTINMGLFEDVKAHILSLEKQVDKWVQDRELGDDIFFEDSTFVKWWKTLPQLHRSGSCIAKFINN from the exons ATGGCAAGTGAAAGACTTGGAGAGGTGATAAGCATGAAAGAAGAGGTGATCAAGAAAGCATGCTCGATAGCCATGAAGGCACACGAGTTGCCGGAGAAGCAGCTGTATCTCGTGGAAAAGAATGGGGGCTCATCAGATGTCATTTTCGGCTTTCCAGGTTCTTGGTCTATCAGTGATTGGTTTAGTGGAAGCCCTTTTGGCGAAAAAAAGATCGATCCACATCCACCTCAGTTCGCTTCTCTTCGAAGTATAGGCAATGATCAAGTTGCAACCGTCAATGAAGCTTTTCTTACTAGATTTCAAGCAATTCTGCCTCAGCTACAAAACGAG GTGGGGAAAGCTGTGGCAGAGAGAAAGCAAATAGTGTTTACAGGGCATTCCTCAGCTGGTCCAATTGCCGTTTTAATGACAGTTTGGTTCCtggaaaatttggaaaaattcaTAAAGTCAGACCCCAGCACCAGCCGAATGCCACCTATATGCGTCACTTTTGGATCACCTCTTGTTGGTGATTTCATATTTAACCACGCTTTGAGGCGAGAAAGTTGGTCTCACTACTTCATTCATTTCGTAATGAGGTACGACATCGTCCCTCGGGTTTTGCTAGCTCCTCTCTCTTCCCTTGAGCCAGAACTGAAAATTATCCTCCATTTCTTGAACCCAAAACATACAACTCCCATGCCAGAACCAACTGAGGAAGCTTCAGCTCTCTATGTGACGGTGATGAGGAATGCATCATCTGTGGCATGCCATGCAGCCTGTCATCTCATGGGAAACACAAACAAGTTGTCTGATACTTTGTTGAGTTTCGTTGAGCTGAGCCCCTATCGACCCTTTGGAACTTATGTCTTCTGCACAGGAGATAGGGAACTGGTAGTAGTGAAAAACCCTGATACCGTTCTGCAGATATTGTTCTATTCTTCTCAGTTGAGCTCTGAAGTAGAAGGTCCAGAGATTGCTCTCAGAAGCGTAAAGGACCACCTTAATTACCAAAGCGATCTGCAGAACTTAGAGACAAAAGGTGTCGCTCATTTAGACAATTTGCAAGGGCTTCCATTGTCTTCCAATGTCGGTGCCGCTGGCCTTGGCCTGGTCCTGAATAACCTTGGCCTG AGCACCAGGGCCAGACCCTGCCTTTGTGCTGCTGGAGAATTAGAGGATCAAAAATGGAGAAACCTGgaaaagattaataaaaagaagataGATATAGAGAGAGGACTACTAGCACTTGAAGGGTACAAAACCAGGTGCGAGGCTGGCAGAGTCAGCTATTATGATGCATTCAAGCTTTCAAAGGACACTGATGATTTCAATGCAAATGTTAAGAGGCTTGAGTTGGCTGGTATATTTGATGAGATTAAGGAAATGTTGAAAAGGTATGAACTTCCTGATGAGTTTGAAGGCCATAGAGAGTGGATAGACATCGGAACAAGGTACCGCCGCATTGCTGAACCTCTAGATATTGCTAATTACTATCGACACCTAAAAAATGAAGACACAGGTCCCTATCTGATAAAGGGCAGACCAAAACGATACAGATACACTCAGAGGTGGCTCGAATATGCCCTGAAGATATCGGCAGGATCCAGCGGGGAATCATGTTTCTGGGCAGAGGTTGAGGAGCTCTGCCTCAGAACTATTAATATGGGGCTGTTTGAAGATGTCAAAGCACATATACTGTCCCTGGAGAAGCAGGTAGATAAATGGGTTCAGGATAGGGAGTTAGGTGATGATATATTCTTTGAGGATTCGACCTTCGTCAAGTGGTGGAAAACACTCCCTCAGCTACATAGATCAGGATCATGCATTGCAAAATTCatcaataactaa
- the LOC127902605 gene encoding protein EDS1-like isoform X1 — MASERLGEVISMKEEVIKKACSIAMKAHELPEKQLYLVEKNGGSSDVIFGFPGSWSISDWFSGSPFGEKKIDPHPPQFASLRSIGNDQVATVNEAFLTRFQAILPQLQNEVGKAVAERKQIVFTGHSSAGPIAVLMTVWFLENLEKFIKSDPSTSRMPPICVTFGSPLVGDFIFNHALRRESWSHYFIHFVMRYDIVPRVLLAPLSSLEPELKIILHFLNPKHTTPMPEPTEEASALYVTVMRNASSVACHAACHLMGNTNKLSDTLLSFVELSPYRPFGTYVFCTGDRELVVVKNPDTVLQILFYSSQLSSEVEGPEIALRSVKDHLNYQSDLQNLETKGVAHLDNLQGLPLSSNVGAAGLGLVLNNLGLSTRARLCLCAAGELEEQKWRNLEKINKKKIDIERGLLALEGYKTRCEAGRLSYYDAFKLSKDTDDFNANVKRLELAGIFDEIKEMLKRYELPDEFEGHREWIDIGTRYRRIAEPVDIANYYRHLKNEDTGPYLIKGRPKRYRYTQRWLEYALKISAGSSGESCFWAEVEELCLRTINMGLFEDVKAHILSLEKQVDKWVQDRELGDDIFFEDSTFVKWWKTLPQLHRSGSCIAKFINN; from the exons ATGGCAAGTGAAAGACTTGGAGAGGTGATAAGCATGAAAGAAGAGGTGATCAAGAAAGCATGCTCGATAGCCATGAAGGCACACGAGTTGCCGGAGAAGCAGCTGTATCTCGTGGAAAAGAATGGGGGCTCATCAGATGTCATTTTCGGCTTTCCAGGTTCTTGGTCTATCAGTGATTGGTTTAGTGGAAGCCCTTTTGGCGAAAAAAAGATCGATCCACATCCACCTCAGTTCGCTTCTCTTCGAAGTATAGGCAATGATCAAGTTGCAACCGTCAATGAAGCTTTTCTTACTAGATTTCAAGCAATTCTGCCTCAGCTACAAAACGAG GTGGGGAAAGCTGTGGCAGAGAGAAAGCAAATAGTGTTTACAGGGCATTCCTCAGCTGGTCCAATTGCCGTTTTAATGACAGTTTGGTTCCtggaaaatttggaaaaattcaTAAAGTCAGACCCCAGCACCAGCCGAATGCCACCTATATGCGTCACTTTTGGATCACCTCTTGTTGGTGATTTCATATTTAACCACGCTTTGAGGCGAGAAAGTTGGTCTCACTACTTCATTCATTTCGTAATGAGGTACGACATCGTCCCTCGGGTTTTGCTAGCTCCTCTCTCTTCCCTTGAGCCAGAACTGAAAATTATCCTCCATTTCTTGAACCCAAAACATACAACTCCCATGCCAGAACCAACTGAGGAAGCTTCAGCTCTCTATGTGACGGTGATGAGGAATGCATCATCTGTGGCATGCCATGCAGCCTGTCATCTCATGGGAAACACAAACAAGTTGTCTGATACTTTGTTGAGTTTCGTTGAGCTGAGCCCCTATCGACCCTTTGGAACTTATGTCTTCTGCACAGGAGATAGGGAACTGGTAGTAGTGAAAAACCCTGATACCGTTCTGCAGATATTGTTCTATTCTTCTCAGTTGAGCTCTGAAGTAGAAGGTCCAGAGATTGCTCTCAGAAGCGTAAAGGACCACCTTAATTACCAAAGCGATCTGCAGAACTTAGAGACAAAAGGTGTCGCTCATTTAGACAATTTGCAAGGGCTTCCATTGTCTTCCAATGTCGGTGCCGCTGGCCTTGGCCTGGTCCTGAATAACCTTGGCCTG AGCACCAGGGCCAGACTCTGCCTTTGTGCTGCCGGAGAATTAGAGGAGCAAAAATGGAGAAACCTGgaaaagattaataaaaagaagataGATATAGAGAGAGGACTACTAGCACTTGAAGGGTACAAAACCAGGTGCGAGGCTGGCAGACTCAGCTATTATGATGCATTCAAGCTTTCAAAGGACACTGATGATTTCAATGCAAATGTTAAGAGGCTTGAGTTGGCTGGTATATTTGATGAGATTAAGGAAATGTTGAAAAGGTATGAACTTCCTGATGAGTTTGAAGGCCATAGAGAGTGGATAGACATCGGAACAAGGTACCGCCGCATTGCTGAACCTGTAGATATTGCTAATTACTATCGACACCTAAAAAATGAAGACACCGGTCCCTATCTGATAAAGGGCAGACCAAAACGATACAGATACACTCAGAGGTGGCTCGAGTATGCCCTGAAGATATCGGCAGGATCCAGCGGGGAATCATGTTTCTGGGCAGAGGTTGAGGAGCTCTGCCTCAGAACTATTAATATGGGGCTGTTTGAAGATGTCAAAGCACATATACTGTCCCTGGAGAAGCAGGTAGATAAATGGGTTCAGGATAGGGAGTTAGGTGATGATATATTCTTTGAGGATTCGACCTTCGTCAAGTGGTGGAAAACACTCCCTCAGCTACATAGATCAGGATCATGCATTGCAAAATTCatcaataactaa